The sequence below is a genomic window from Labeo rohita strain BAU-BD-2019 unplaced genomic scaffold, IGBB_LRoh.1.0 scaffold_237, whole genome shotgun sequence.
AATCACACGTGTCACTTTTCTGTTCTCGTCAGACAGTTTGAGttgtttgtttgctgtgtttgtatccagtgtgagatcacaggcatctgaacacaagaacacaCATTACAAGAGACACATTTACAACaactaaacaacaaacaacaaaactgtgtgtctgtttgtggaCTTACATTTGTGGAGTCCTGATGTGATCCTGAActctcctccatgatccacactagaaaacacacacacacacacacacacacacattaaacacacacacacacacacacagtcagtcaacaaactgttgctatgcagttgctaaggtactggAAGTGGTTActagactgttgctatgcagttgccaggGTACTTGggttgttgctatgcagttgctaaggcaCTTGGGGTAGTTTCTAGACTATTGCTATGTAGTTGCCAGGGTACTTGGGTGGATGCAGTGATGTTGATAACATGTTCTGgttggttgctatgcagttgcaaaggcctcagtgtggttgcta
It includes:
- the LOC127159624 gene encoding stonustoxin subunit alpha, with the protein product MCVCVCVCVFSSVDHGGEFRITSGLHKYACDLTLDTNTANKQLKLSDENRKVTRVIEQQSYPDHPDRFDGFNYQVLSVESLTGRCYWETEWSGNNVRISVSYKEIPEERKE